The window GCTGGTCGTAGAACTCTCTTGCCACTTTTTCAATCACGTCGTAGGCTTCCACCACTTGCAAGCCAGATTCTCGCAGTTCCGCTTTCGGGCATTCACCCACTTTGGAAACCAGAACCGCTTTGCAATCCGCGATCGCCTTGATCACATGCTCCAGCGTGGCATCTTCGCCGTAACCGCCCTGGCAGTATTGGTCAATCTTGCGGTGTCCGACAAATTTGGCTTCGTTGGCATCCACTTCAAAGATTTGGAATTCCTTGGCGTGACCAAAGTGCTGATTCACAATTCCGCCACCTTTGGTTGCGACTGCTACAAGTATTTTGGGACTGTTCTTGATGCGCTCACTGGGCTTGACCTTGGCTTTTGCCTGCTTGATGTCTTCCTTGAATTTCTCAATGCCAGCATGGACTTCTTGCCGCAGCTCCAGGTCGTACTGTTCCGGCATTTTCATGAACTTGTCTTTGGTGAATTCCTGGCTGCGGTCTTCACCCAACAAACCAACGGCATCCGCACGGCACTGACGGCAATGACGCATCATCTTCATGTTGCTGTCGGCACATTCGTCTTGCAGCTTTTTCAGCTCTTTAGGAGTGGGTCCGCGTTGTCCAGTCAGACCAAAGTGGGTGCCGTGCTCAGGCGCTGAAATCAACGGCATGATGTTGTGTAAGAACGCACCCTTCTCGCGGATCACCCGATCCACTTCTGCCAAGTGCTCATCATTAATGCCGGGAATCATCACCGAATTCACTTTGCACAGAATGTCGGCTTCACGGAGTGCCTGTAAGCCTTCCATCTGCCGTTCGTGCAGAATCTGAGCCGCTTCTAGCCCTTTGTAGCGTTTGCGGCGATAGTGTACCCAGGGATAAATCTTAGTGCCGATTTCCGGATCCACCATATTAATCGTAATGGTGACGTGATCGACATTGAGGGCTTTGATTTTATCCACATGATCCGGCAGCATCAGCCCGTTAGTGGACAGGCAGAGCTTGATATCGGGTGCTTTATCAGCAATCAACTCAAAGGTCCGAAACGTCTTTTCGGGGTTTGCTAATGGATCCCCAGGCCCCGCAATCCCTAACACAGTCATCTGAGGAATCTTGCCTGCAATCACCAACGCCTTGTGAGCAGCTTCTTCGGGAGTTAACAACTCACTCACCACCCCAGGGCGGCTTTCGTTCGCACAGTCGTATTTGCGGTTGCAGTAGTTACATTGAATGTTGCAAGCAGGCGCTACTGCAACGTGCATCCGGGCATAGTGATGATGGGCTTCTTCGCTATAGCAGGGGTGTTTCGCAATGCGATCGAGCATCTTTTGATCAAAGCTGAGGGCTGCACTGTTATTGGTGGTACAACCACAGCTATCGTCACTCTTTTTCTGCGTCACCGTATTTTTGGTGATCACGATATCCGTAGCAGGCTGCGTTGCTGGAGGAGAGAGAAGTCCTGAAGATGGTGGTGGTGTCATTGAATTTCGGCAGGGCTAGTAGGTGTACAGCGCCACCGAGAAAGACGACTGCTCCATGCTCCTAAAGAATCGATTAAAGTCACTGGGGACAGACAACCTGCCAATGCAGGCTAGAAGTTCTGATTCGTCCACAGGGGAGCGCTTTGCTAAGGCTGTAGGACAGCGACTTCATTCCGACTTTATTCACAGAGTGTGATGCAGTTGCGTCGTCCTCCCATCTCCTCTCTGACCGTGAAACCTGAATGCTTTACGCTTGGTTGGAAAAACCTGTGTTTCTGGTTTAAAGAGTTGAGTGATTGGCGTTGTGAGAGTTATAACAGCCACTCAAAATCAGCCCGGTTTAGCAGCACCCGGTAAGAGTTATTGAATTCATTAGTCTGTACTCAAGCCTTCAAACCTAGACTGAGTAAGCACCCAAATTTTATGTAGGGTAGGGGTGCGAGTATTGTTTGAAGGGGGGACAAGTATTTTTTGAGTAGGGGAGCAGTATTTTATGTACTCAACCCAAACGCTTATACAGTCGATGTTTGAAGATATTTTTCAGTAAAATTTGAGTCTTAAAAGCTGTACTCAAACGCTACCTCAAACTGGCTCTAAGGCTGATTTAGAGAGGGCATGGACTCGCTTTTTGACTAGATTGTTAATTAAATGCTGGGAACAATTGGTTGAGGATTGCTCCCAGCAAGATCCGAAATTCAATTCTGTATCTAAATTAGCACTTTGCTCCAAGCAACCGAGCGCTTGTAATTATTTCTTCAAATTTGTTCAGAGCGAACATAACTATATTATAAATAGATAGCCTTGATACCAAATTGCTGGGTTGAGTACACAGTCAGCAGCAAGTTATTTGAGTTGTTAATTTCCTGTAAAGCTTTTGGATACAGGGTTTTGCCATGAGTACTCAAATACTTGTTCCTGGTTTGATTAATACTAGACCCCCCGATGGAAAATACCAGTCCCTCAACCCTTTAAAAAAATGAAGCCCTTCTCAGATAAAGGCTTGCGGGTTGAGTACATTTCTAATTAATTCAATAACTCTGATTCGGGTTGCTGGGTCTGCCCTGTTTTTCCTGCCTGATATAAGCAGGAGAACAGAACACTGTTTGCCATCTGAAAGCGATGCAACACTCTCCTACCTGGCTCCCCTTATCCCTGCCGCTGACGTTCATCAAGAACCGTTCCCAGAAGTCGGAGGGCTTGACACCAGAAGCTGCTGTGCACAGCGATCGCTTCTGTCAAAGCTCCAATGGCTTGAGAGCAGGATGGCAAGCGCTGAAGGAAGATTTTCGGATCATCTTTGAACGCGACCCGGCTGCCCGTCATTGGTTAGAAGTGCTGTGCTGCTATCCCGGCTTCCATGCATTGCTCTGTCACCGCTTTGCCCACTGGCTCCACTCTCACCAAATTCACTTTTTCCCTCGATTCATTTCCCACCTAGCGCGGTTTCTCACCGGTATTGAAATTCATCCCGGTGCCCAGATTGGCAAGGGTGTGTGCATTGATCATGGCATGGGCGTGGTGATTGGGGAGACCGCGATCGTGGGAGACTACACGCTGATTTATCAGGGCGTGACCTTGGGCGGAAAGGGCAAGCAAATGGGTAAGCGTCATCCCACTGTCGGGCAGCATGTCGTGGTAGGAGCAGGCGCAAAGGTGCTGGGAAATATCCAGATTGGCGACCATGCTCGGATTGGCGCTGGCTCAATTGTGCTGCGGGATGTGCCGTCCCATTGCACAGCCGTGGGTGTACCAGGACGCAATATCTGCCGCTCTGGTACCCCTGCCTGCCCCCTGGATCATAACCAAATGCCCGATGCAGAATCAATAGCCATGCGAGTACTGGTCGATCGCATTGAGCAACTAGAACAACAACTCCAGATGCTGTTACCAGACAAACTCTGATTCCCTTTTCTCCCCCGAACCCCGACTCTGTCCCCCGAACCTAACCCACCCATTGCATTTTGTTTGAGGTAACTCCGATGTTTTCCCTTTCTGGTGTAACGCCCAATGTCATAGATTCTACGGCTCAAATTATTGAGGTTTCGCGGATCGATCGCTGGCGCATCTGCTACCGACTGCAAGAACTAATGATTCCTTGTTGGTGTTTGCAAGATGGCACCCTGCGGGTTGAAATTCAAAGCAGTATCAGCGCTGTGCTATTGCGGAGTGTGGTACAGCAATTTGTTGCCTCTCGCCAAGAGTTGGTGAATTGGCTCGAAAGATGTCTAGACGCAGACTAAATCGCAAAGGCTGCAAGCGACAAAAGCAGCGATCAGAGTAAACAAGTAACGCAAATCAATTTATTACAAGGAATTACCTCAATGAGCATCGTACAAGCACCCGTTCAAGCCTTAGGACAAATTGCCAATAACCCAATCGCCTTGGGCACTGAAGTCACCATTCCCGTCTGTGAAGGATTGAATCTTGCCCTTGCCAGCTTTCAAGCCCTCTATTTGCAATACCAGAAACATCACTTTGTGGTTGATGGATCTGAGTTCTATTCCCTCCATGAATTCTTTCATGAGGGGGTGAATGCAACTCAGGGCTACGTACATCAAATTGGTGAGCGGTTAAATGGACTGGGTGGCATTCCCGCATCCAGCTTTGCAAAATTGGCAGAGTTAAGCTGTTTTACCTCAGAACCCGATGGGAAGTTTACCGCTCGCCAGATGGTGGAACACGATTTACAAGCTGAACAGGCAGTGATTGATTTATTGCGGCGGCAGGCAACTCAGGCAGAAAGTGTGGGCGATCGCGCCACGCGCTACATGTACGAACAAATGTTGTTGCAAACCGAAGATCGGGCATTTCATCTGGAGCATTTCTTGGCAGCCGATAGCCTGACCTTGGCATTCGTGGTTCGATAACCCTCGATAACCCAGTGTTGCTGAATAGCAGGAGGACAGCGGTGATGAACGTTAACACGCAATTGATTCAATTTCTTCGTCACGATCTGGCCGTTTCATCTACGGAAATCGACATTATGCTGCGTCATTGTGAACGGGAAAATGCACCGCTGCCGATGCTGCTGTGGAAATATGGGCTAGTGTCTTTACAGCAACTGGGTCAAATCTTTGACTGGCTAGAAGCTCAAACAAATTCTGCTCTAGATGGAGTATTCGATGGTGTACTTGCAGCTCAACCATCCTCTGTATTGGTGCAAACCAGTGTCGTAAATCATCCCTTCCCGCTCCAAAACTTTCAGCCTGAAGCTTATTCTCGTCCCAATTCAATATGATGCTGCATCTGCCTACGGAACCTCTCCTTGATAAGCTGCCGCGTATCCACATCTAGGGCGGAATGCCAAAGTATTGCAAGATCCCCCTAAATCCCCCTTAAAAAAGGGGACTTCCGGACTAAAATCCCCTCCGAAAATGCATCTCATCTGCCCCAGATTCGCTTGAGACATGGATAAGTCGTAATCGTTTTTATAAGGTTAGAATGGGAATGAAAAAGCAATTTGACAATCCAATTCAAATCAATGACACCACGTTACGAGATGGGGAACAGGCGGCTGGAGTTGCCTTTACCCTCGAGGAAAAAGTGGCGATCGCTACTTTATTGGATCGCGCCGGAGTGCAGGAATTGGAAGTGGGAATTCCAGCGATGGGACATGACGAAGCCACCGCGATCGCCACCATCAACAACCTGGGTTTAACCACCCAATTGCTGGGCTGGAATCGTGCTGTCATTGCCGATGTCCAAGCATCCATTGATTGTGGCTTGAAGCGCGTTCATGTTTCAATTCCTGTGTCGGAGGTTCAAATCGCTGCCAAATTCCAAGGGCAGTGGCGCAAAATGCTGGAACAACTGCGGGACGTGATCAACTTTGCCCGCGATCGCAGCTTAATGATTGCCATCGGGGGCGAAGATTCCTCCAGAGCCGATGCCACCTTTCTGGAAGATGTGGCGCTGTTTTCCCAGGATTTGGGAGCTTTTCGCTTTCGTTTTTGCGATACCGTTGGCATTCTCGATCCCTTAGACACCTACGAAAAAGTGCAGCGTCTGGTAAGAGCGCTCTCCATTCCTGTAGAAATGCACACCCACAACGATTTGGGCATGGCAACCGCCAATGCCTTGGCAGGCATTCGAGCCGGGGCGCAATCGGTAAATACCACTGTGAATGGATTGGGCGAACGGGCTGGAAATGCGGCATTGGAAGAAGTCGTGATGGCAGTCAAGCGGATTTATGGCATCAAGTTGGGCATTGATACCTGCCGTTTGCCGGAGTTGTCTCAACTGGTGGTGCAGGCTTCCAACTGTCCGCTGCCGCCCTGGAAAGCGATCGTGGGGGAAAACGCTTTTGTCCATGAGTCGGGTATCCATGCCCATGGAGTGCTGCAAAATCCCCAAACCTACGAGCCATTTGATCCAGCAGAAATTGGCTGGCAACATCGATTGGTCCTGGGCAAGCACTCAGGGCGGCATCTAGTGCAAAGTATCCTGCAAGAGCACGGAATGTCACGGACAGGCAATGATCTTCAATTCATTCTGGATGCGGTGCGTCGGTGTTCAACTCAGCTAAAACGAAATCTGACGATTGAGGAACTGCTAGGTTTAGCCCGCGATCGCGCTCCGACAATTCATCCCGCCAGCATTCATTAAAGTTGGTTTTGTGTACAGGTCAACATGACATTTTCACTTGGAGCTGCATCATGCAATCAGATGAAATTGAAATCGATTCTCCACCAACCTTTGATATTGGTCAGAAGGTGAGATCGTGCAAACTCATTCGCAATGACGGCACCTTTCCAGGAAAGGATATCGGCGCAACCCTGGCAAAGAAAGGCGATGTGGGCTACGTGGTCAGTATCGGCACCTTCTTGCAAAGCTCCTACATCTACGCAGTACATTTCATGACTACAGGTCACATTGTTGGCTGCCGCAAAAAAGAACTTGAACTTGCTGAGGAAATTAAATGAAAGTGATGCTCCGTCGGAATCCTGCTGGACACTTGGTTGTCTATGTTGCCAAGAAAGACTTGGAAGAAGAAGTGGTAAAAGAAGTAGAGGCAGACAGTGAAAAGATTTTCACACTGGCGAACGGCTGGGAACTAGCGATCGCCAAGTTAGAAGAGCCGATAAAGTTGCCTCAAACGGTAGAAGCTAGACGCATTGCTTAAGAGGATGTTTTAAAAGGGTCGTCTTGAGCCTCAAATACGACTCAGTGGTGCAATCTAAAATCCATAAACCCTGATTCTGTCGTAGCGGTCTCTAGGTGGTCTGAGTGGTTGGATACACCCAGGAAGACTTTTAAAACATCCTCTAAGAGATCAAATGCTTAGGAGAGCAAAATCATGGCTCACTTTGACACCAAATCACCCATGGAATTCAATTTTCAAGGTCAGTTTCTGGGCTTTGTGAGCCATGATGGGGCATGGAAATATATGCGTTTAAGGGTCTTATCGGAAGAACTACAGATCAAGATCCCGAAAGCGATGCGGCTGACTGTAGGGTCATCGCTTCAGCCCGGTGAATCCATTCAGGTCATTGGCATCAGCAAGTTCGATCGTCACGCTCATGCACCCAAACTGAAAGCAACTCAGCTCATACCGCTGACAGAAAATAGTCCTCCAATAGTGCCTGTAATCCCAACCAGACGAGCATCTTCAGCACCTCCCGCCGCTCAAACTCAGCTCAAAGTCAAACCTAAAGTGAAAGTGCTGCTCTGCCAAAAATCGGGATGCTTGAAGCGAGGAAGCAAAGGATTGTATGAGGCACTCGATCAAATACTCTGCGATCGCAATTTGCAACACCAAGTCACGATTGAACCCACGGGATGTTTAAAGTGCTGTTCTTCGGCACCAAATCTGACCATCATCCCAGTGAATCATCGTTACAAAGATGTTCGCCTTAAAATGCTGCCGCAGATCGTTGATGCGATCGCCCAAAGCCTTACAAAGCATTAAGTACTTACCCTGAATTAAAGCAGTTCTTCTGCTGTTGGCAATTTATTTATACTGCCATTAACAAG of the Neosynechococcus sphagnicola sy1 genome contains:
- the cysE gene encoding serine O-acetyltransferase; the protein is MRAGWQALKEDFRIIFERDPAARHWLEVLCCYPGFHALLCHRFAHWLHSHQIHFFPRFISHLARFLTGIEIHPGAQIGKGVCIDHGMGVVIGETAIVGDYTLIYQGVTLGGKGKQMGKRHPTVGQHVVVGAGAKVLGNIQIGDHARIGAGSIVLRDVPSHCTAVGVPGRNICRSGTPACPLDHNQMPDAESIAMRVLVDRIEQLEQQLQMLLPDKL
- the nifT gene encoding putative nitrogen fixation protein NifT; the protein is MKVMLRRNPAGHLVVYVAKKDLEEEVVKEVEADSEKIFTLANGWELAIAKLEEPIKLPQTVEARRIA
- the nifV gene encoding homocitrate synthase; the encoded protein is MKKQFDNPIQINDTTLRDGEQAAGVAFTLEEKVAIATLLDRAGVQELEVGIPAMGHDEATAIATINNLGLTTQLLGWNRAVIADVQASIDCGLKRVHVSIPVSEVQIAAKFQGQWRKMLEQLRDVINFARDRSLMIAIGGEDSSRADATFLEDVALFSQDLGAFRFRFCDTVGILDPLDTYEKVQRLVRALSIPVEMHTHNDLGMATANALAGIRAGAQSVNTTVNGLGERAGNAALEEVVMAVKRIYGIKLGIDTCRLPELSQLVVQASNCPLPPWKAIVGENAFVHESGIHAHGVLQNPQTYEPFDPAEIGWQHRLVLGKHSGRHLVQSILQEHGMSRTGNDLQFILDAVRRCSTQLKRNLTIEELLGLARDRAPTIHPASIH
- a CDS encoding Asr1405/Asl0597 family protein encodes the protein MFSLSGVTPNVIDSTAQIIEVSRIDRWRICYRLQELMIPCWCLQDGTLRVEIQSSISAVLLRSVVQQFVASRQELVNWLERCLDAD
- a CDS encoding (2Fe-2S) ferredoxin domain-containing protein; its protein translation is MAHFDTKSPMEFNFQGQFLGFVSHDGAWKYMRLRVLSEELQIKIPKAMRLTVGSSLQPGESIQVIGISKFDRHAHAPKLKATQLIPLTENSPPIVPVIPTRRASSAPPAAQTQLKVKPKVKVLLCQKSGCLKRGSKGLYEALDQILCDRNLQHQVTIEPTGCLKCCSSAPNLTIIPVNHRYKDVRLKMLPQIVDAIAQSLTKH
- a CDS encoding DUF2949 domain-containing protein → MNVNTQLIQFLRHDLAVSSTEIDIMLRHCERENAPLPMLLWKYGLVSLQQLGQIFDWLEAQTNSALDGVFDGVLAAQPSSVLVQTSVVNHPFPLQNFQPEAYSRPNSI
- a CDS encoding Dps family protein, producing the protein MSIVQAPVQALGQIANNPIALGTEVTIPVCEGLNLALASFQALYLQYQKHHFVVDGSEFYSLHEFFHEGVNATQGYVHQIGERLNGLGGIPASSFAKLAELSCFTSEPDGKFTARQMVEHDLQAEQAVIDLLRRQATQAESVGDRATRYMYEQMLLQTEDRAFHLEHFLAADSLTLAFVVR
- a CDS encoding nitrogen fixation protein NifZ, producing the protein MQSDEIEIDSPPTFDIGQKVRSCKLIRNDGTFPGKDIGATLAKKGDVGYVVSIGTFLQSSYIYAVHFMTTGHIVGCRKKELELAEEIK
- the nifB gene encoding nitrogenase cofactor biosynthesis protein NifB; the encoded protein is MTPPPSSGLLSPPATQPATDIVITKNTVTQKKSDDSCGCTTNNSAALSFDQKMLDRIAKHPCYSEEAHHHYARMHVAVAPACNIQCNYCNRKYDCANESRPGVVSELLTPEEAAHKALVIAGKIPQMTVLGIAGPGDPLANPEKTFRTFELIADKAPDIKLCLSTNGLMLPDHVDKIKALNVDHVTITINMVDPEIGTKIYPWVHYRRKRYKGLEAAQILHERQMEGLQALREADILCKVNSVMIPGINDEHLAEVDRVIREKGAFLHNIMPLISAPEHGTHFGLTGQRGPTPKELKKLQDECADSNMKMMRHCRQCRADAVGLLGEDRSQEFTKDKFMKMPEQYDLELRQEVHAGIEKFKEDIKQAKAKVKPSERIKNSPKILVAVATKGGGIVNQHFGHAKEFQIFEVDANEAKFVGHRKIDQYCQGGYGEDATLEHVIKAIADCKAVLVSKVGECPKAELRESGLQVVEAYDVIEKVAREFYDQHVQEF